A region from the Flexibacter flexilis DSM 6793 genome encodes:
- a CDS encoding S41 family peptidase: MNTRLKKWLIPSTIIGAAALTIAAGNPTEKYFEIAKNMDIFATLFKEVNTYYVDEVSPNKLMKTGIDAMLNSLDPYTNYIPEDEIEDYRTMTTGQYGGIGAIIGKRNNKTLVLMPYENFPAQKAGLRIGDEILEIDGVDAAKKNSNDVSKLLKGQAGTAVKLKVKRFGQKETMNIEITRQRIKIDNVPYYGMVNDEVGYLHLTDFTSDASKEVRKAVTELKEKGAKKIVFDLRDNPGGLLNEAVNIANLFVPKDKLVVSTKGKMTDWNKNYTALNPPLDVDIPVAILTSGRSASASEIVAGVMQDYDRGVLVGQRTFGKGLVQATRPLSYNSQLKITTAKYYIPSGRCIQAIDYSHKNEDGAASRIADSLRVAFKTSNGRVVYDGGGVTPDVDVERPNTAPITISLLNKGLLFDYATEYAAAHQSIVSAKKFKVSDAEYEHFMKWLSGKEYDYITKVETDLNDLTANAKKEKYYDDIKEQIDQLKKRVSHNKELDLVKNKEEIKEYLEQEIVSRYYYEKGVKEASFDNDVDLQAALKVLQSPTEYQNILKGKK; this comes from the coding sequence ATGAATACAAGACTTAAAAAATGGCTCATTCCCAGTACAATTATTGGCGCGGCTGCGCTGACTATTGCTGCTGGCAATCCCACCGAAAAATACTTTGAGATAGCCAAAAACATGGACATTTTCGCCACACTTTTTAAGGAAGTCAATACTTATTATGTGGACGAAGTGAGCCCTAACAAATTGATGAAAACGGGAATTGATGCCATGCTCAATTCACTTGACCCATACACCAATTACATTCCCGAAGACGAAATCGAGGACTACCGCACCATGACCACTGGTCAGTATGGCGGCATCGGCGCAATCATTGGCAAACGCAATAATAAAACGTTGGTGCTCATGCCTTACGAAAATTTCCCAGCGCAAAAGGCAGGCCTTAGAATCGGCGACGAAATCTTGGAAATAGATGGCGTGGACGCGGCCAAGAAAAATTCTAACGATGTGAGCAAGTTGCTCAAAGGCCAAGCGGGAACAGCCGTGAAGCTGAAAGTAAAGCGTTTTGGGCAAAAAGAGACGATGAACATCGAAATTACGCGCCAACGCATCAAGATCGACAACGTGCCGTATTATGGTATGGTAAACGATGAGGTCGGCTATTTGCATCTGACGGATTTTACGTCCGACGCTTCCAAAGAAGTGCGCAAAGCCGTAACGGAACTCAAGGAAAAAGGCGCGAAAAAAATCGTGTTTGATTTGCGCGATAATCCAGGCGGTTTGCTCAACGAGGCCGTAAACATTGCTAACCTTTTTGTGCCAAAAGATAAGTTAGTGGTAAGTACCAAAGGCAAAATGACGGACTGGAACAAAAACTATACAGCCCTGAACCCACCTTTGGACGTAGATATTCCTGTGGCGATTCTGACCAGTGGCCGCAGTGCGTCGGCTTCCGAAATCGTGGCGGGCGTAATGCAAGACTACGATAGAGGTGTTTTGGTTGGCCAACGTACTTTTGGTAAAGGGTTGGTGCAGGCTACGCGCCCACTTTCATATAACTCGCAACTCAAAATCACGACGGCGAAGTATTATATTCCGAGTGGTCGTTGCATTCAGGCCATTGATTATTCGCATAAAAATGAAGATGGCGCGGCAAGCCGCATTGCGGATTCTTTGCGCGTGGCATTCAAAACAAGCAATGGCCGCGTGGTGTATGATGGCGGTGGCGTAACACCAGACGTTGATGTAGAGCGTCCTAACACTGCTCCAATTACGATAAGTTTGCTTAATAAAGGCTTGTTGTTTGACTATGCCACCGAATATGCAGCAGCGCATCAGAGTATTGTTTCGGCTAAGAAATTTAAAGTCTCTGACGCTGAATACGAGCATTTTATGAAATGGCTCAGCGGTAAGGAATACGACTACATCACGAAAGTAGAAACAGACCTCAACGACTTGACGGCCAACGCCAAAAAGGAAAAATATTACGACGATATCAAAGAGCAAATAGACCAACTCAAAAAACGTGTTTCTCATAACAAAGAACTTGATTTGGTAAAAAACAAAGAGGAAATTAAAGAATACCTCGAACAAGAAATCGTTTCGCGTTATTATTATGAGAAAGGTGTAAAAGAAGCCTCTTTTGATAATGACGTAGATTTGCAAGCAGCTCTAAAGGTTTTACAAAGCCCAACGGAATATCAAAACATTTTGAAGGGTAAAAAATAA
- a CDS encoding ribonuclease P protein component — MCIIALSFLVIMDKNKASLSFGFGKNERLCSRKSIDELFRQHDASASAYPLRILAKYQPQGEAKGDDLQILISVPRRNFKRAVVRNLLKRRIREAYRLQKHLVNWPPIYPEKQLHIAFIYTAKEILPFQIIEKKLIWAVEKLKTALAQTPNT, encoded by the coding sequence TTGTGTATAATTGCCCTTTCGTTTTTGGTGATTATGGATAAAAATAAGGCTTCTTTGTCGTTTGGATTTGGTAAAAATGAGCGTTTGTGTAGTCGCAAAAGTATAGACGAACTTTTCAGGCAACACGATGCCTCGGCTTCGGCGTATCCGCTGCGCATCTTGGCCAAGTATCAACCCCAAGGCGAAGCAAAAGGTGATGATTTACAAATACTTATCAGTGTGCCACGCCGTAATTTCAAGCGTGCCGTCGTGCGTAACTTGCTCAAACGCCGCATCCGTGAGGCTTATCGCCTGCAAAAACATTTGGTGAATTGGCCGCCCATTTATCCCGAAAAACAACTGCATATTGCTTTTATTTATACCGCTAAAGAAATATTGCCTTTTCAAATTATCGAAAAAAAACTAATTTGGGCAGTAGAGAAATTAAAAACGGCTTTGGCACAAACGCCAAACACCTAA
- a CDS encoding YfiR family protein: MKKIILSILILFHGVVSISYAQDDYKFHSMFVMNFLKYIQWPESSAQPEFVIGVLGNETVMPDLERIASTRYVNGKKIIVKRFSDVSKVSDCQLLYIPTPKSNELAEAIKQVGAGTLIVTAKDGLAQKGSCINFVVRDGKWRFEINEHATGKAKLKVSGELSRLAIMVG; this comes from the coding sequence ATGAAAAAAATAATACTTTCAATTCTGATACTATTTCACGGGGTTGTGTCTATTTCGTATGCCCAAGATGATTATAAATTTCATAGTATGTTTGTGATGAATTTTCTCAAATACATACAGTGGCCAGAGAGCAGTGCACAACCAGAATTTGTAATAGGTGTATTGGGTAATGAAACAGTGATGCCTGATTTGGAGCGTATCGCCTCTACTCGTTACGTAAACGGCAAAAAAATAATCGTTAAACGTTTTTCTGATGTAAGTAAAGTATCTGATTGTCAGTTGCTTTATATCCCGACACCCAAAAGTAATGAGCTGGCAGAGGCGATTAAACAAGTTGGCGCAGGAACGCTTATTGTTACGGCTAAAGATGGGCTTGCACAAAAAGGAAGTTGTATTAACTTTGTGGTACGAGACGGCAAATGGCGTTTTGAAATCAATGAACATGCCACAGGTAAGGCCAAACTAAAGGTTTCGGGCGAGTTGAGTCGCTTGGCCATTATGGTTGGTTAA
- a CDS encoding DUF779 domain-containing protein, with amino-acid sequence MTPVARILATPAACALMDKLRTEHGCNIIFHQSGGCCDGSAPMCFEEGEFRLGESDVCLGEVHGAKFYMSGFQFEYWKHTQLTLDVVEGRGASFSIEIPHGVRFLIRSRIFTEDELDNLVPVTSAVS; translated from the coding sequence ATGACACCAGTAGCACGAATTTTGGCCACGCCAGCGGCTTGCGCCCTCATGGATAAGTTACGCACTGAGCATGGCTGCAACATTATTTTTCATCAGAGCGGCGGCTGCTGCGATGGTTCTGCCCCGATGTGTTTCGAGGAAGGCGAATTTCGCTTGGGCGAAAGCGACGTTTGTTTGGGCGAAGTACATGGCGCAAAATTTTATATGAGCGGCTTTCAGTTCGAGTATTGGAAGCATACGCAACTCACCTTGGACGTAGTGGAGGGTAGGGGCGCGAGTTTTTCTATCGAAATCCCGCACGGCGTTCGTTTCCTGATTCGCTCAAGAATTTTTACGGAAGACGAGCTAGACAATCTTGTACCTGTAACCAGTGCAGTTTCTTAA